The following coding sequences lie in one Rutidosis leptorrhynchoides isolate AG116_Rl617_1_P2 chromosome 6, CSIRO_AGI_Rlap_v1, whole genome shotgun sequence genomic window:
- the LOC139856142 gene encoding F-box protein CPR1-like: MADYLGLPKDLFSDILSQLPSKIIIRCRSVCKSWFTLVSTREFRLLHLKKYNQSNPRFIMRRYDLMDDREMYSVHLDNLALTVDHTIIEFPFSCTPCTNEYLKIIGCIHGVLCLRHEKCNYIEEKIILWNPSIRKNLTISPPKIRKSRMGNLFTALGFQYDKISDDYKVVRVAYNYRYSPRSRQPSRAYHVDIYSIKTAIWRTIPFPPDFNSVYIKGSPVLLNGCVHWIMDRSATCSCRLVTHRSILKFDASAEVFTEIYLPKLLDNETPMHLELALYEERLVLILYRRVKWPGTGASRPIRYIIWALNDYGGNQNSWAVICNMCNDRIEMGRVLQIRDNGKLIMGGRYGPLKELYHNVGYYDSQCGGFIVEDSIYIDKYQESLALWDVGYDVLRDDPRDEGLNE, encoded by the exons ATGGCAGACTATTTGGGTCTCCCAAAAGATCTATTTTCCGATATCCTATCACAACTACCATCAAAAATAATTATCCGATGTCGTTCCGTGTGCAAATCTTGGTTTACATTAGTATCGACTCGTGAATTCCGACTCCTCCATCTCAAAAAATACAACCAATCAAACCCTCGTTTTATCATGCGTCGCTATGATTTGATGGATGACAGGGAAATGTATAGTGTCCATCTTGATAATCTAGCATTAACTGTTGATCATACCATTATTGAATTTCCTTTTAGTTGCACTCCTTGCACAAATGAATATTTGAAAATAATTGGGTGTATTCATGGTGTTCTATGCCTTCGTCACGAAAAATGCAATTACATAGAAGAAAAGATCATTCTCTGGAATCCGTCAATACGAAAAAATCTAACAATCTCTCCTCCTAAGATCCGCAAAAGCCGTATGGGAAACTTGTTTACAGCTCTTGGATTTCAGTATGATAAGATATCCGATGATTATAAGGTTGTGCGAGTAGCTTACAACTATCGCTACTCCCCTAGATCTCGTCAGCCAAGCAGAGCTTATCAT GTTGACATTTACAGCATTAAAACTGCCATTTGGAGGACAATCCCCTTTCCTCCTGATTTCAATTCTGTTTACATCAAGGGGTCACCAGTGCTTTTAAACGGTTGTGTGCACTGGATAATGGACCGTTCGGCAACTTGTAGTTGTCGCTTGGTTACACACCGTTCAATCTTAAAATTTGATGCGAGTGCAGAAGTGTTTACAGAAATTTATTTGCCTAAACTTTTAGATAATGAAACCCCAATGCACTTAGAGCTTGCATTATATGAGGAGAGGTTGGTTCTGATACTATATAGACGTGTTAAGTGGCCTGGGACAGGAGCAAGTAGACCAATTAGGTACATCATATGGGCTTTGAACGATTACGGTGGGAACCAAAATTCTTGGGCGGTGATATGTAACATGTGTAATGATAGAATAGAAATGGGCCGAGTTTTGCAAATTAGAGACAATGGGAAGCTAATTATGGGGGGTAGATATGGACCTTTGAAGGAACTCTATCACAATGTTGGATATTACGATTCTCAATGCGGAGGGTTTATAGTAGAGGACTCGATTTATATTGACAAATACCAAGAAAGTCTAGCTTTGTGGGACGTTGGGTATGATGTTCTTAGGGACGATCCAAGGGATGAAGGATTGAACGAATGA